ACTCTAAGTGAGCGTTCAACCTCTACGGTAAAATCAACATGACCGGGTGTATCAATAATATTTATTGAATAAGGAGTGTCATTTTCATTCCAAAAAACTCTAGTAGTTGCAGAAGTAATTGTAATACCTCGTTCTTGCTCCTGTACCATCCAATCCATAGTAGCAGAACCTTCATGAACTTCTCCAATTTTATAATTTACACCAGCATAGTACAGAATTCTTTCTGTAGTAGTAGTTTTACCTGCATCAATGTGAGCCATAATGCCGATATTCCTATTCTTGGATAACTCTATTTCCTTTGCTAGCTTGCCCATGTTATATTAAAATCTAAAATGTGAGAATGCTTTATTAGCTTCCGCCATTCTATGCATTTCTTCTTTCTTTTTAACAGCACCACCTTCATTTTTATATGCTGCTAAAACTTCATTCGCTAAATTATCTGTCATTGTTTTCCCACTTCTTTTTCGTGAGAATGATATCATCCATTTCATTCCTAAAGACAAACGTCTTTTTTCACTTACTTCTGTTGGAATCTGAAATGTTGCACCACCAATTCTTCTACCTTTAACCTCTACACTCGGCATTACATTTCGTAGTGCTTTTTTCCAAACTTCTAATTCGTTCTCTTCTTTAATTTTGGTTTTTATTATTTCTAATGCACCGTAAACAATTTTATAAGCTTTACTTTTTTTTCCACCTTCCATTAAATTGTTTACAAATTTTGTTACCAGTATATCATTATAAATTGGATCTGGATTAATTTCTCGTTTTTTTGCTTGCCCTTTTCTCATTTGTCAAAATATTTTCTTAATTATTTTTTTGGTCGTTTAGTTCCATACTTTGATCTGGATTGTGTTCTATCATCAACACCTAAGGTGTCAAGAGCTCCACGTATCATATGGTATCTAACACCCGGAAGGTCTTTTACTCTTCCTCCTCTAATCAATACAATTGAGTGTTCTTGCAGGTTATGTCCTTCTCCTGGAATATAAACATTTACTTCTTTACCATTTGTTAACCTCACTCTTGCAACTTTTCTCATTGCTGAGTTTGGTTTTTTTGGTGTAGAAGTATATACTCTTGTACAAACGCCTCTTTTTTGAGGGCAATTTTCCAAAGCAGGAGATTTGCTTTTTTTAACTAATTTTTTCCTACCTTTTCGTACTAATTGTTGTATTGTTGGCATATTCTATATTATTAATTCATTTTTTTTGAGCCGCAAAGATAAAATTCTTTTTTTGAAAAAAGATTAAACTTAAAAGATTTATTATTTTTTTATGCTTCAGGAACAGGACCTCCAAAATTCATTGGAATTCCATCAAATCCAGCATTATTTTTTATCTGTCCATACATTGATTCAAATTTATTGATATTGTCGCCTAAGGCTTTTAAAAGCCTTTTTGCATGTTCAGGTGTTAATAATATCCTAGATTTTACTTTTGCTTTTGGTACTCCGGGCATTATTCTAACAAAATCAACAATAAATTCTGACTGAGAATGTGATATTAGTGCTAAATTTGAATAGATACCATCAGCAATTTCTTCTGTCAATTCAATATCTATTTTATTTTCTTTTCTATTATCGTTTTCTTTCATAATAAATTTCTATTCTTTTATTTCTTCTTTAACAACTTCATCCGTATTGTTCATTAATTCTTCATATTCCTTTTTAGAACCGACAATAATACTATCATATTCTCTCATTCCTGTACCTGCTGGAATTTTATGACCTACAATTACATTTTCTTTCAGTCCTGACATAACATCAATTTTTCCTGCAATTGCCGCTTCGTTAAGTACTTTTGTTGTTTCCTGAAACGATGCTGCTGATAAAAAGCTTTTTGTACTAAGACTTGCTTTTGTAATTCCTTGTAACAAAGGACTAACTGTTGCCGGTACTGCATCTCTTGCTTCAACAAGTTTTTTATCTTTTCGTTTCAAATTAGAATTTTCTTCTCTTAATTTTCTTGCACTTATTATCTGTCCTTGCTTCAAATTTGGAGAATCATTTTCTTCAACAACTACTTTTTTATCGTAAATCCAATTGTTTTCTTTAATTACATTAAACTTATCTACAGGATTACCTTCAAGCAATGTAGTATCACCTGAATTTTCAATATTAACCTTCTGCATCATTTGTCTAACAATAACTTCAATATGCTTATCATTAATTTTTACACCTTGTAATCGATAAACTTCCTGAATACCATTTAAAATATATTGCTGAACGGCATAAGGTCCTTTAATTTTCAAAATATCAGATGGTGTAATTGCTCCATCAGATAATGAACTTCCTGCTTTCACATAATCGTTCTCCTGAACTAAAATATGTCGTGATAGAGGAACAAGATATTTTTTCACATCTCCTTGTTTTGATGTAATCATTATTTCTCTATTACCTCTTTTAACTCCTCCAAAAGAAACTACTCCGTCAATTTCGGAAATAACTGCTGGATTAGATGGATTTCTTGCTTCAAATAATTCGGTTACACGTGGTAATCCACCTGTAATATCTCGTGTTTGGCTACCAGAACGAGGGATTTTTATTATTGTTTCTCCTGAAACAATCTTTGTTTCATCCAGCTTTACAAGATGTCCTCCAACTGGAGCATTATATTCTTTTAAAGTATTACCATCTTTGTCTTCAATAATTATTGAAGGAATTCTTCTTTTATCCTTTGTTTCTGTAATAACTTTTTCCTTATGTCCTGTTTGTTCATCAGATTCCTGACGGTAGGTTACATTCTCAATAATATTGTTGTATCTTACTAATCCATCAAACTCAGAAATAATGAGAGCATTATAAGGATCCCAAACACAAATATTATCACCTTTAGTTACATTGTCCCCATCTTTTTGATAAATTGTTGCTCCATAAGGGATGTTGTGTGAATATACTACAGTATCAAATTCTTTGTCAATTATTCTTATTTCTCCTGATCTACTTACGACAATATTGGATTTTTCACCTTCGTCATTAATGTTGTCAATCACTTTAATTCCTTCGTATTCTATTACACCATCAACTTTGGCATTTATTTGACTTTCGGAAGCAATTTTAGAAGCAGTACCACCAACGTGGAAAGTTCTAAGTGTTAACTGTGTACCAGGTTCTCCAATTGATTGTGCAGCAATTACACCAACAGCCTCTCCTCGTTGAACACGTGTTCCTCTCGCTAAATTACGTCCATAACATTTTTCACAAACCCCGTTTCTTGTTTCACAGGTTAAAACCGAACGTATTTCAATTGAATCTATTGTACTATCTTCAATTTCTGCTGCAATTTCTTCTGTAATATTTTCACCTGAGACAAGAATTAGTTTGTTTGTTATAGGATTATAAACGTCATGTAAAGCAACTCTACCAAGAATTCTATCATAAAGTGTTTGTACAACTTCTTCATTATCTTTGAGTGCTGTTGTAACGATACCTCTAAGTGTTCCACAATCTTGTTCTCTAACAACAACATCTTGTGCAACATCATGTAATCTTCTTGTTAGATAACCTGCATCGGCTGTTTTTAGAGCAGTATCAGCAAGACCTTTACGTGCACCGTGAGTAGAAATAAAATATTCAAGAACTGAAAGACCTTCTTTGAAGTTAGCAATAATTGGATTTTCAATAATTTCTCCTACTCCACCGCCTGAAATATGTTTCCTTGGTTTTGCCATCAAACCCCTCATTCCTCCCAATTGTCTAATTTGCTCTTTTGATCCACGAGCACCTGAGTCAAGCATCATATAAATTGGATTAAATCCATGCTTGTCGGTTTCAAGTTGAGTAAGTAAGTGTTTTGTAACTCTGTTAGTTATTCTTGTCCAGATATCAATTACCTGATTATATCTTTCGTTATTGGTAATAAAACCATTAAGATAGCTCTCTGTAATTTCATCAACTTCTTCTTGTGCTTGTGCAATAAGGCTGTCTTTCTTTTCTGGAATTGGAATGTCTAATAAATTAAATGACAATCCTCCAATAAAAGAATAATAAAATCCTAAGCTTTTAATATCATCGAGGAACTTAGATGTTTTCTCAACTCCTGTTTTTCTGTATATATCTCCGATAATATCTCTTAAAGATTTTTTTGTAAGTAATTCATTTAGGAATCCCATTTCAACAGGAACTATTTCATTTAAAATTACTCTACCAACAGAAGTGTCAATTATTTCACTTTTTTCTGAGCCGTCTTCTTCTTTATGCTTAAATCTTAATTTTATTTTTGCATGTAAATCAACTTTATTGTGATTATATGCAATAAGTACTTCTTCAGAAGAATAGAAAGAACTACCTTCACCTTTAATTGATTCTTCGTGTATAATACTATCCCTCATTTTTGTAAGATAATAAAGTCCTAAAACCATATCTTGAGATGGAACTACAATAGGAGAACCATTAGCAGGAGTAAGTATATTATGAGAAGAAAGCATTAATAGTTGAGCTTCAAGTACAGCATCATGACCTAATGGTACATGAATAGCCATTTGGTCACCATCAAAGTCGGCATTAAAACCTGTACAAACCAAAGGATGAAGTTGCATTGCCTTACCTTCAATAAGTTTAGGTTGGAAAGCCTGAATCCCTAGCCTGTGCAATGTAGGAGCACGATTTAATAAAACAGGATGTCCTTTAAGAACATTCTCAAGGATATCCCAAATCATATCGTCTTTTCTTTCTACAATTTTTTTTGCAGATTTAACAGTTTTTACAATTCCTCTTTCTATTAGTTTTCTAATAATAAAAGGTTTGAATAATTCTGCACCCATTGCTTTTGGAATACCACACTCGTGCATTTTAAGAGTTGGTCCAACAACAATAACAGAACGACCTGAAAAATCAACACGTTTACCAAGTAGGTTTTGACGGAAACGACCTCGCTTACCTTTAAGCATATCACTCAATGATTTAAGTGGTCTATTTCCTGCTGTTTTTACAGCATTTGCTTTTCTTGAATTATCAAATAATGAGTCAACAGATTCCTGAAGCATTCTTTTTTCATTTCTTAAAATTACTTCAGGAGCATTTATTTCCATTAATCTTTTTAGTCGATTATTTCTGATAATAACTCTTCTATAAAGATCGTTAAGATCGGAAGAAGCAAAACGTCCACCATCAAGTGGTACCAGAGGCCTCAATTCGGGAGGCATAACAGGAAGAATTTTAATCATCATCCATTCAGGACGATTTTCCCTTGTTTTGTTAGCACTTCTAAAATATTCAACAATTTGAAGTCTTTTAAGAGCTTCTTTTTTTCTTTGTTGAGATGTTTCAGTATTTGCTTTATGACGAAGATCATAGGAAAGATTATCAAGATTTATCTTTGACAATAAATTAAATAGTGCTTCACCACCCATTTTTGCAATGAATTTTTGAGGGTCACTATCATCCAAACTTTGATTTTCAGGAGGAAGTGAATCAATAATATCAAGGTATTCTTCTTCCGTTAAGAAATCATTGATTTTTAAATCATCAGTTTCTTTTATTCCTGGTTGAATGACTATATATCTTTCATAATATATAACCATTTCAAGTTTTTTTGCAGCAATACCTAAAAGATATCCAATTTTGTTTGGTAATGATTTGAAATACCAAATATGAGCAACAGGAACAACCAGATTGATATGTCCCATTCTATCTCTACGTACTCGTTTTTCAGTAACTTCAACTCCACATCTGTCACAAACAATTCCTTTGTACCTAATTCTTTTGTATTTCCCACAATGACATTCATAGTCTTTTACAGGTCCAAAAATTCTTTCACAAAAAAGCCCACCCATTTCTGGCTTAAATGTTCTGTAATTAATTGTTTCGGGTTTAGTAACTTCA
This region of Bacteroidota bacterium genomic DNA includes:
- the rpsG gene encoding 30S ribosomal protein S7, whose amino-acid sequence is MRKGQAKKREINPDPIYNDILVTKFVNNLMEGGKKSKAYKIVYGALEIIKTKIKEENELEVWKKALRNVMPSVEVKGRRIGGATFQIPTEVSEKRRLSLGMKWMISFSRKRSGKTMTDNLANEVLAAYKNEGGAVKKKEEMHRMAEANKAFSHFRF
- the rpsL gene encoding 30S ribosomal protein S12 is translated as MPTIQQLVRKGRKKLVKKSKSPALENCPQKRGVCTRVYTSTPKKPNSAMRKVARVRLTNGKEVNVYIPGEGHNLQEHSIVLIRGGRVKDLPGVRYHMIRGALDTLGVDDRTQSRSKYGTKRPKK
- a CDS encoding DUF3467 domain-containing protein; this translates as MKENDNRKENKIDIELTEEIADGIYSNLALISHSQSEFIVDFVRIMPGVPKAKVKSRILLTPEHAKRLLKALGDNINKFESMYGQIKNNAGFDGIPMNFGGPVPEA
- the rpoC gene encoding DNA-directed RNA polymerase subunit beta', with product MSLKKNNKILDSNFKQVRIGLSSPETILEWSYGEVTKPETINYRTFKPEMGGLFCERIFGPVKDYECHCGKYKRIRYKGIVCDRCGVEVTEKRVRRDRMGHINLVVPVAHIWYFKSLPNKIGYLLGIAAKKLEMVIYYERYIVIQPGIKETDDLKINDFLTEEEYLDIIDSLPPENQSLDDSDPQKFIAKMGGEALFNLLSKINLDNLSYDLRHKANTETSQQRKKEALKRLQIVEYFRSANKTRENRPEWMMIKILPVMPPELRPLVPLDGGRFASSDLNDLYRRVIIRNNRLKRLMEINAPEVILRNEKRMLQESVDSLFDNSRKANAVKTAGNRPLKSLSDMLKGKRGRFRQNLLGKRVDFSGRSVIVVGPTLKMHECGIPKAMGAELFKPFIIRKLIERGIVKTVKSAKKIVERKDDMIWDILENVLKGHPVLLNRAPTLHRLGIQAFQPKLIEGKAMQLHPLVCTGFNADFDGDQMAIHVPLGHDAVLEAQLLMLSSHNILTPANGSPIVVPSQDMVLGLYYLTKMRDSIIHEESIKGEGSSFYSSEEVLIAYNHNKVDLHAKIKLRFKHKEEDGSEKSEIIDTSVGRVILNEIVPVEMGFLNELLTKKSLRDIIGDIYRKTGVEKTSKFLDDIKSLGFYYSFIGGLSFNLLDIPIPEKKDSLIAQAQEEVDEITESYLNGFITNNERYNQVIDIWTRITNRVTKHLLTQLETDKHGFNPIYMMLDSGARGSKEQIRQLGGMRGLMAKPRKHISGGGVGEIIENPIIANFKEGLSVLEYFISTHGARKGLADTALKTADAGYLTRRLHDVAQDVVVREQDCGTLRGIVTTALKDNEEVVQTLYDRILGRVALHDVYNPITNKLILVSGENITEEIAAEIEDSTIDSIEIRSVLTCETRNGVCEKCYGRNLARGTRVQRGEAVGVIAAQSIGEPGTQLTLRTFHVGGTASKIASESQINAKVDGVIEYEGIKVIDNINDEGEKSNIVVSRSGEIRIIDKEFDTVVYSHNIPYGATIYQKDGDNVTKGDNICVWDPYNALIISEFDGLVRYNNIIENVTYRQESDEQTGHKEKVITETKDKRRIPSIIIEDKDGNTLKEYNAPVGGHLVKLDETKIVSGETIIKIPRSGSQTRDITGGLPRVTELFEARNPSNPAVISEIDGVVSFGGVKRGNREIMITSKQGDVKKYLVPLSRHILVQENDYVKAGSSLSDGAITPSDILKIKGPYAVQQYILNGIQEVYRLQGVKINDKHIEVIVRQMMQKVNIENSGDTTLLEGNPVDKFNVIKENNWIYDKKVVVEENDSPNLKQGQIISARKLREENSNLKRKDKKLVEARDAVPATVSPLLQGITKASLSTKSFLSAASFQETTKVLNEAAIAGKIDVMSGLKENVIVGHKIPAGTGMREYDSIIVGSKKEYEELMNNTDEVVKEEIKE